A genomic segment from Sporomusaceae bacterium FL31 encodes:
- a CDS encoding zinc-binding protein: MTYQDKELSCKECGVTFNFTGSEQAFYAEKGFQNEPSRCPECRAARKAQNNNSNRRGNSNSGGFRQQREMFDTTCSACGVATQVPFKPTAGKPVYCRDCFQSNKNY, from the coding sequence ATGACCTACCAAGACAAAGAACTTTCCTGTAAAGAATGTGGTGTAACATTTAATTTCACTGGCTCTGAACAAGCATTCTACGCTGAAAAAGGCTTTCAGAACGAGCCATCCCGCTGTCCGGAATGCCGTGCGGCCAGAAAAGCTCAAAATAATAACAGCAATCGACGTGGTAACAGCAACAGCGGCGGTTTCCGTCAGCAGCGTGAAATGTTTGATACAACATGCAGCGCTTGCGGTGTTGCGACTCAAGTTCCATTTAAACCAACGGCAGGAAAACCAGTTTACTGTCGCGATTGTTTCCAATCAAATAAAAACTACTAA
- a CDS encoding oligoendopeptidase F codes for MLKVPKLFPYLLSAMVFGNTSDSTASAKSQVPERNEIPAQYKWQLSDIYADEQLWQNDFNKLKTLLTEIGQYKGTLSSSSENLLSCLKKRDEIGIIGGKLYAFARMHRDEDAESTKYQAMTGKTEALLAEAGGATAYIEPEVLTIPDQTLSQFSLENSGLAEYKFYFENLTRQKQHVLSPAEEEILSRVSELTQAPENIFNMLAHADMKFPKTLSDDGNELQLSEGRYNVLIRSTDRNVRKQAFNHLFTTYNTYRNTYAATLSASVKKNIFYAKTRKYNSALEAALKTENVPIEVYTNLISTVHSNLSPLHRYVALKKSALKLSEIHMYDLYTPLVQDVSMDIPYNEALTLVQDSLKPLGPEYGDVLKKGLTSGWIDVYENRGKRTGAYCWGTHTVHPFVLLNYNDRYDAVSTLTHEMGHALHSHYSHTTQPFINASYTIFSAEVASTTNEILLLDYMLNKITDKQQRLYLINQYLEQVRTTVYRQTMFAEFEMLLYAAAEKGETITADMLDDLWRELNVKYYGTDIIYDKELNVEWARIPHFYSQFYVYQYVTGYSAATALADKILNEGPSARENYLTFLKSGGSDYSLNLLKRAGVDMSSPKPIEVTLARFSARLAELEKLLTNS; via the coding sequence ATGTTGAAAGTCCCTAAACTTTTTCCTTATCTGTTAAGTGCCATGGTATTCGGCAATACCTCTGATTCAACAGCATCAGCTAAATCTCAAGTCCCCGAACGAAATGAAATACCAGCTCAGTATAAATGGCAGCTTAGTGATATCTACGCAGATGAACAATTATGGCAAAACGATTTTAATAAATTAAAAACTTTACTGACAGAAATCGGCCAATATAAAGGAACATTAAGTTCATCTTCGGAAAATCTATTGTCATGCCTAAAAAAACGGGATGAAATAGGCATTATTGGTGGTAAACTGTATGCCTTTGCCAGAATGCATCGCGATGAGGACGCTGAAAGCACTAAGTACCAAGCCATGACGGGTAAAACAGAAGCTTTATTAGCTGAAGCAGGTGGCGCAACAGCCTATATTGAACCTGAAGTTCTGACAATACCAGATCAGACACTTTCGCAATTCAGCCTTGAAAACTCAGGACTGGCCGAATATAAATTTTATTTTGAAAATTTAACTCGGCAAAAACAGCATGTATTATCACCTGCAGAAGAAGAAATTCTTTCAAGAGTAAGTGAACTAACACAAGCGCCTGAAAATATATTCAACATGTTAGCACATGCAGACATGAAATTCCCCAAAACTTTGAGTGATGACGGTAATGAACTGCAATTAAGTGAAGGGCGTTATAATGTTCTGATTCGCTCTACCGATCGCAATGTCCGCAAACAAGCATTCAATCATCTATTTACAACCTATAATACATACCGCAATACCTATGCAGCTACACTTAGTGCAAGTGTAAAGAAAAATATTTTTTACGCGAAAACGCGCAAATACAATTCTGCATTAGAAGCTGCTTTAAAAACCGAGAATGTCCCTATTGAAGTTTACACTAACTTAATTTCAACTGTCCACAGTAATCTTTCTCCCTTACACCGTTATGTTGCCTTAAAGAAGAGCGCCCTAAAATTATCTGAAATCCATATGTATGATTTATATACACCGCTGGTACAAGATGTAAGCATGGATATTCCTTACAACGAAGCGCTTACTTTAGTGCAGGACAGCTTAAAGCCACTCGGACCAGAATATGGCGATGTTCTAAAAAAGGGTCTTACCTCAGGTTGGATAGATGTTTATGAAAACCGTGGTAAACGTACTGGAGCTTATTGTTGGGGAACACATACTGTTCATCCTTTCGTTTTATTGAACTATAATGACCGCTATGATGCAGTTTCAACCCTGACTCATGAAATGGGGCATGCATTACATAGTCATTACAGTCATACGACCCAGCCTTTTATCAATGCTTCTTACACTATCTTTAGCGCTGAAGTTGCATCGACAACCAATGAAATATTGCTTCTGGATTATATGCTGAATAAAATTACCGATAAGCAACAGCGATTATATTTGATCAACCAATATTTAGAGCAGGTACGTACCACAGTTTATCGTCAAACAATGTTTGCTGAATTTGAAATGCTGCTCTATGCTGCTGCGGAAAAAGGTGAAACAATTACAGCCGATATGCTGGATGATCTCTGGCGTGAACTTAATGTTAAATATTATGGCACTGACATTATCTATGATAAAGAGTTAAATGTCGAATGGGCCAGAATACCTCACTTCTATTCCCAATTTTATGTTTACCAATATGTTACCGGATATTCAGCGGCTACGGCTTTAGCTGATAAGATACTCAATGAAGGTCCATCAGCCCGTGAAAATTACCTGACATTCTTAAAAAGTGGTGGATCTGATTACTCTTTAAATCTCCTAAAAAGAGCTGGCGTAGATATGTCGTCACCGAAGCCAATTGAAGTCACTTTAGCCAGGTTTTCCGCTAGATTAGCCGAGCTGGAAAAACTATTAACCAATTCTTGA
- a CDS encoding N-acetylmuramoyl-L-alanine amidase: MQITGLRSIAYNTPRLTSKEGVFRVRIIIDGQRIPINVRATKDLLLTLKSMAKTLNWKIWYDPGNEVIYLSSAAPAVTSPAEESELSLHSIDEFESSRLQGKIICLDPGHGGSDPGAVGPSGTMEKNNTLAIALLLKEKLENNGATVLMTRETDQDVSYPNASSAEELGARINIASDANADLFISIHNDAFTSITAAGTTTFHYGDEESVDLAGHVQKCLVEELGTKDRGTRFGSFYVIRYAKMPAILVEIAFISNPEEELLLASTDGRAKSAESIFKGIVKYFKV, encoded by the coding sequence TTGCAAATCACCGGATTACGCTCTATCGCATACAATACACCAAGGTTAACTTCGAAGGAAGGTGTTTTTCGAGTGCGAATTATTATTGACGGTCAACGGATACCGATAAATGTGCGTGCCACAAAGGATTTACTGCTAACATTAAAAAGCATGGCTAAAACTCTTAACTGGAAAATTTGGTATGACCCCGGCAATGAAGTCATCTATCTATCATCCGCAGCACCAGCTGTTACTTCACCAGCAGAAGAAAGTGAACTCTCGCTACATAGCATTGATGAATTCGAAAGCAGCCGTTTACAAGGTAAAATAATTTGTTTAGATCCAGGTCATGGTGGCAGCGATCCTGGCGCTGTTGGGCCTAGTGGTACAATGGAAAAAAACAATACATTAGCAATAGCCTTACTTCTAAAGGAAAAACTTGAGAATAATGGCGCAACCGTACTCATGACCCGTGAAACAGATCAAGATGTTTCTTATCCGAACGCCTCATCAGCGGAAGAATTGGGAGCTAGAATAAATATTGCCAGCGATGCCAATGCCGATCTTTTTATCAGCATCCATAACGACGCCTTCACGAGCATTACTGCTGCTGGGACAACTACCTTCCACTACGGAGATGAGGAATCTGTTGATTTGGCCGGGCATGTACAAAAGTGTCTAGTCGAAGAGCTTGGCACCAAAGATCGTGGTACTCGCTTTGGCAGCTTTTATGTTATACGTTATGCAAAAATGCCGGCAATATTAGTCGAAATTGCCTTTATCTCGAATCCCGAGGAAGAACTATTACTAGCAAGTACCGATGGCCGCGCTAAAAGTGCTGAAAGTATTTTTAAGGGCATTGTTAAATATTTTAAAGTATAA